In Trichoderma breve strain T069 chromosome 4, whole genome shotgun sequence, the following proteins share a genomic window:
- a CDS encoding fatty acid desaturase domain-containing protein, whose amino-acid sequence MTSALVYDRGLTRADYIVLKNLENDIAQRRDAHSDAKVDSDWDHVSSESQTEPQQGSEMDSAAKDIALLKSMRNPADAHFEPTIFVSIDDLPSRLPKSVNKLLLQPFISWARKTARYETDVVFIVHLILYFTTSVPSAILLFRNFNLLHGILHAIMQVYYVGTYTLMMHQHIHQRGVLSKKYATFDKLFPYITDPLMGHTWNSYYYHHVKHHHVEGNGPDDLSSTVRYQRDDIFHFLHYVGRFFCLIWLDLPMYFARKGRWGVAMRAAGCEFGTYLFYYTMATFVNKKATIFVYIIPFLLLRLGLMAGNWGQHAFVDPDEPDSDYRSSITLVDVASNRFCFNDGYHTSHHLNPRRHWRDHPIHFLEQRKTYGKEAAILFHNIDFLMITYRLMVKDYDTLAKCMVPLGAQADLTMEGRVEFLKRLTRKFSEEDIRKKFKKQA is encoded by the exons ATGACGAGTGCCCTGGTTTACGACCGCGGTCTCACCCGCGCAGACTATATTGTGCTGAAAAATCTGGAAAACGACATTGCTCAGAGACGAGATGCTCACTCAGATGCCAAAGTCGACAGCGACTGGGACCATGTCTCATCCGAGTCTCAGACCGAGCCACAGCAGGGCAGTGAGATGGACTCAGCTGCTAAAGACATCGCCCTCCTTAAGTCCATGAGAAATCCGGCAGATGCTCACTTTGAGCCCACCATATTCGTATCCATCGATGATCTTCCTAGCCGTCTCCCCAAATCAGTCAACAAGCTACTTCTACAACCATTCATCAGCTGGGCACGGAAAACAGCCCGTTATGAGACGGACGTGGTGTTCATTGTGCATCTGATACTGTACTTCACAACTTCAGTACCAAGCGCAATTCTCCTGTTCCGAaacttcaatctccttcacGGAATTCTTCATGCCATCATGCAAGTCTACTATGTCGGTACCTACACTCTTATGATGCACCAGCACATTCACCAGCGTGGAGTTCTATCCAAGAAATATGCCACATTTGACAAGCTGTTTCCATACATTACAGATCCCCTGATGGGACATACCTGGAACTCATATTACTACCACCATGTCAAGCATCACCACGTTGAGGGCAACGGCCCAGACGACCTCTCATCGACAGTCCGTTATCAGCGAGACGACATCTTCCACTTTCTTCACTACGTGGGCCGTTTCTTTTGCCTCATTTGGCTGGATCTTCCCATGTATTTTGCCCGAAAGGGCCGCTGGGGAGTGGCTATGCGTGCGGCAGGGTGTGAATTTGGAACCTACTTGTTCTATTATACCATGGCAACCTTTGTGAACAAGAAGGCCACTATTTTTGTTTACATCATCCCCTTTTTGTTGCTACGACTGGGATTGATGGCGGGCAATTGGGGCCAACATGCCTTTGTTGACCCCGATGAGCCGGATTCCGACTATCGATCCAGCATCACCTTGGTGGATGTTGCA AGCAACCGATTTTGCTTCAACGATGGTTACCATACCTCCCACCATCTCAATCCGCGCAGACATTGGCGTGATCACCCAATTCATTTCTTGGAACAACGTAAGACCTACGGCAAGGAAGCGGCAATCTTGTTTCACAACATCGACTTTCTCATGATCACCTACCGCTTGATGGTTAAGGATTATGATACCCTTGCCAAGTGTATGGTCCCTCTCGGAGCTCAGGCGGATCTCACTATGGAGGGACGAGTTGAGTTCCTGAAGCGTTTGACACGCAAGTTTTCCGAAGAAGATATCCGGAAGAAGTTTAAGAAGCAGGCGTAA
- a CDS encoding ribosomal protein l14 domain-containing protein has product MGEALIEGSNWRLVEVGRVLLINGEHPYNGRLAAIVEIIDHKRVLVEGPSSDPKLKVPRQALHLSKALLSQFVIENLPRGSRHTTLTKAWEKAEIDAKWKGSNWAKKREQIERRKALTDFDRFKVLRLKKQRRFEERKALAKIKASA; this is encoded by the exons ATGGGCGAAGCACTGATTGAGGGATCCAACTGGCGCCTCGTTGAGGTTGGCCGTGTTCTGCTGATCAACGGCGAGCACCCCTACAACGGCCGTCTGGCTGCCATCGTCGAGATCATCGACCACAAGCGA GTTCTCGTTGAGGGCCCTTCCTCAGACCCCAAGCTCAAGGTTCCCCGACAAGCCCTGCACCTCAGCAAGGCTCTCCTCTCTCAGTTCGTCATTGAGAACCTGCCCCGAGGCTCCCGACACACCACCCTCACCAAGGCTTGGGAGAAGGCCGAGATCGATGCCAAGTGGAAGGGCAGCAACTGGGCCAAGAAGCGCGAGCAGATTGAGCGGAGAAAGGCCCTGACCGACTTCGACCGCTTCAAGGTTCTGcgcctcaagaagcagcgaCGATTCGAGGAGCGCAAGGCTctggccaagatcaaggcctCCGCATAA
- a CDS encoding NAC domain-containing protein, translating into MANPRVEELPDDETKTKPTVEEQDSSDESDAEELGDGSLPAGSTAVVHSRYEKKARKALLEKGNLVRVPGITRVTLRRPKNILFVINNPEVYKSPNSNTYIVFGEAKIEDINATAQQAAAAQLAQANAEAEHAGHNHDHDHDHDHDHDHDHGKEGEAEAKKEEEEEDDGEEVDAEGLEDKDIELVMTQANVSRKKAVKALKENDNDIRSAALKLDWVKVSSSLGLRGQTVASLQAFKKRNEDARRKVQQLTEQPTAVDFAHYRSVLKNQAVIDEIEKRFKAFKPVTYDVSRQIKAIDAFEVEAVKNAEATKQAVDLELKDLAATLKNIEEARPFDELTVDEVAAAEKSIDEKTAELVSKGRWMVPGYKEKFGDLAMV; encoded by the exons ATGGCCAACCCCCGAGTTGAAGAGCTTCCCGACGAcgagaccaagaccaagccCACGGTCGAGGAACAGGATTCCAGCGATGAGTCCGATGCTGAAGAGCTCGGCGATGGATCTCTCCCCGCCGGTTCTACTGCTGTAGTCCACTCTCGctacgagaagaaggcccGCAAGGCcctgctggagaagggcaACTTGGTCCGAGTCCCTGGCATCACCCGAGTCACTCTCCGCCGCCCCAAGAAC ATCCTCTttgtcatcaacaaccccgAAGTCTACAAGTCCCCCAACAGCAACACCTACAT TGTCTTTGGTGAGGCTAAGATTGAGGACATCAACGCCACCGCTCAGCAGGCTGCCGCCGCTCAGCTTGCCCAGGCTAACGCTGAGGCTGAGCACGCTGGCCACAACCACGATCACGACCACGATCACGATCACGACCACGACCACGACCACGGcaaggagggcgaggctgaggccaagaaggaagaggaagaagaggatgacggTGAGGAGGTCGATGCCGAGGGTCTGGAGGACAAGGATATCGAGCTCGTCATGACCCAAGCCAATGTCAGCCGCAAGAAGGCTGTAAAAGCACTAAAGGAGAACGACAATGATATT CGAAGCGCAGCTCTCAAGCTCGACTGGGTCAAGGTCTCCTCGTCCCTGGGCCTCCGCGGCCAGACCGTCGCCTCCCTGCAGGCCTTCAAGAAGCGCAACGAGGACGCCCGCCGCAAGGTCCAGCAGCTGACCGAGCAGCCTACCGCCGTCGACTTCGCCCACTACCGCTCTGTCCTGAAGAACCAGGCCGTCATTGACGAGATCGAGAAGCGATTCAAGGCCTTCAAGCCCGTCACCTACGATGTCTCCCGccagatcaaggccattgacgcctttgaggttgaggccGTCAAGAACGCAGAGGCCACCAAGCAGGCCGTCGACCTGGAGCTGAAGGACCTGGCTGCTACCCTTAAGAATATCGAGGAGGCCCGGCCATTCGACGAGCTTACCGTCGACGAggttgccgccgccgagaagTCCATCGACGAGAAGACCGCCGAGTTGGTGTCCAAGGGCAGATGGATGGTGCCTGGTTACAAG GAGAAGTTTGGCGATCTTGCCATGGTCTAA
- a CDS encoding ubiquitin-conjugating enzyme domain-containing protein: MALPKRIIKETERLMAEPVPGISAVPHEDNLRYFDVEIHGPASSPYEGGIFKLELFLPDDYPMTPPKIRFLTKIFHPNVDKLGRICLDVLKNNWSPALQIRTILLSIQALLGAPNPDDPLAPDVAKSWKEDEVAAIATAREWTEKYAKA, from the exons ATGGCTCTCCCGAAACGCATTATCAAGGAAACCGAACGCCTTATGGCGGAACC AGTTCCCGGAATCAGCGCCGTGCCTCACGAAGACAACCTGCGGTACTTTGATGTCGAGATCCACGGTCCCGCATCGTCACCATACGAAG GCGGCATTTTCAAGCTCGAGCTCTTTCTCCCAGATGACTATCCCATGACTCCACCCAAGATCCGATTCCTCACCAAGATTTTCCACCCGAACGTTGACAAGCTAGGCCGCATTTGCCTGGATGTGCTTAAGA ACAACTGGTCTCCTGCGCTGCAGATCCGGACGATTCTGCTCTCCATCCAGGCCCTCCTCGGTGCTCCTAACCCCGATGATCCTCTTGCCCCCGATGTTGCTAAGAGCtggaaagaagacgaggtggCAGCCATAGCAACGGCAAGAGAGTGGACAGAGAAATATGCAAAGGCGTAG